One Xiphophorus hellerii strain 12219 chromosome 24, Xiphophorus_hellerii-4.1, whole genome shotgun sequence DNA window includes the following coding sequences:
- the LOC116716234 gene encoding von Willebrand factor D and EGF domain-containing protein isoform X1: MDCCTFAAVLGCLRIVLLWALQLGALAQHAPECYPGGHRILRSPYRSTDFDSTEIQNTAIQDLICDHSLLAAWYRFRINNKPAEMPTSCIEMNRCGTQAPIWLSLKDNSLPRPGQVRQLSACATWQFFHGSAKDCCLFRIPITVRNCGDFLVYYLQPTQGCMGYCAKVAPESGSRVCLPGEVEVNGQCKVLVPSLPSRPVITPEPIGHSVHLRCSFIPPPWSQTLGFQVVWARHIGHKMKAEIRQESTLKPFSLVEMDGVHFRLGETFSCSVSIFKVSANNTRSSAKESESFYAGLKFSPDSLHIAENNMEHEVSVHSTVPIPCFSSNLGRQCGVPLALSVHNPESLRHEVPNVVLSACQVEIQPETCRDGTCGSATFVLTAVTDFTRDGNRLSLVSVLPGPGAPRLWRSYIPTSLKVMVQDIPTSMCYSLTDPHVITLDRRRYENHQTGTFLLYRSLARRFQVHSRQWDCGSRRYSVACNCGVAVQEGNDIAIVDMCNGQLQETRPQLIVKNIGEEGSRVRILESHQGKKVTLMFPSGAFVRADVSDWGMSLSVRAPSIDFSNTQGLCGTFDHNSNNDFHGSNGGFYGPDDLDRFIEDWRIAPGESLFDNTPPPIVQKARRPFCQCHKEYTPSQQYSRGMVQSPLSHSDCSAYDNVDYTSVFPSMDTTVEYIKSPKREESFLEVSALSSHPLEGRHLWINGQRNQHGDDFELDGELREDFLLSPDRPKRQASFDFQPIFAAQSLSQTDLENFAYFFPEDHLAEARPKVQPQWPTPTGLTSAKALEVCQMALVNSTVGVMCGGLLGRHLVEAVDLCMMDLQLKDDLGWDEALLPFLENECEKQLLDNRTQRAMEVHTPPGTSGEVVMALRCPNLCNGNGECTEWGCQCYPSYSNHDCSLAISQPIEITDLENGGLCDIRTFDCRGVRVFGLGFIDSADLSCLTTRLKFMNNGWVPEEQQRTKATFLSSKALDCAVPSLSSAAISTEDFMMDDKPYARWDIKVTNDGFQYSQAKMLTIYDGVCQVCEASHSGLCKLKEKTCNIDGMCFAAGSVNPSSPCLVCHPDTSKFTWSVNQVNKPPSFHRPQSSLRTFAGENFVFQFAASDPEGSAILFQLEDGPEGAALSPAGLLIWRVPLVLLKEEVHQSFSFTLSDECNAQSTFTAQVDVVPCGCLNGGTCVTDVSFPAGSGKYLCVCPEGKQGKFCGEDMDQCLSSPCSAGRCIHTASGYRCECPAGLRGLTCLEDINECERNPCFPGVQCINSIGSFSCGPCPKGMLGNGTTCTGTTKAQHELNIFPGSLSFAAAFRPDAIIPTPFPLTTVYKIPDVLLRVPTKTDSLHRASTSLNPEVGKERETGAKAESTSLRNIPGITPNLKVRTAETNKSVAANASQNIGGQPRRPQTGPSVSSKTISNTFEDNLESTAKQEMLDQSTVRNEVGNTSTKTSESGPVRSPAVLVSATCASRPCFPGVQCINRRPPHVGYVCGRCPPGLHGNGRICMKTPKEGSNVLPEKQMFGKSSRYLHVSKAKPFQLHIHLPSFPSRQSVRRPLLSVATQDNPPRQHLSSQRGGGTGRREAVSSSSRDTPRTSSNALFNPHSTHEIAISRSVTRTFTRSRTGTFSESGPKITQKSERATALKVTPPQGVQPQLKSWTPPKPALPLTAALTALSYTLSESEFSADGDEFDPLPESPQAPPAPTPTPLVQAVSIFTPHKPTSNHLKIWSDITANSHVTACSSKPCFPGVQCEPAVGGGFRCGTCPAGYIGDGHACRAVCRHTCGRNMECAAPNTCRCKPGYTGSNCQTAICDPECVNGGVCIAPGVCECPGGFHGEICEAALCRFPCENGGSCVGLQTCSCPYGFVGPRCETMVCSRHCHNGGQCVSPDECRCPPEWTGPSCETALCSPVCLNGGACSRPNACECPRGFYGAQCQNAVCSPPCKNGGMCRRNNLCSCLQGFSGERCEKSVCDPVCMNGGRCVGPDVCDCPSGWRGKRCDKPSCLQACLNGGECVGPNACHCPPGWQGFLCQIPRCETPCLFGSRCVRPNVCACRAGFAGARCSQRLPVSRG, encoded by the exons ATGGATTGTTGCACCTTTGCTGCGGTTCTGGGATGTTTACGCATCGTCCTGCTCTGGGCTCTGCAACTAGGAGCGCTGGCGCAACACG CTCCGGAGTGTTACCCTGGAGGACATCGGATCTTACGCAGCCCCTACCGCAGCACCGACTTCGACTCCACAGAGATCCAGAACACGGCCATCCAGGACCTGATCTGTGACCACTCACTGTTGGCCGCCTGGTACCGATTCCGGATCAACAACAAGCCGGCAGAGATGCCAACCAGCTGCATTGAG ATGAACCGCTGTGGTACCCAGGCTCCAATCTGGCTGTCACTGAAGGACAACTCTCTGCCGCGACCCGGCCAAGTCCGCCAGCTCTCCGCCTGCGCCACATGGCAGTTCTTCCATGGCAGCGCCAAAGACTGCTGCCTTTTCCGCATCCCCATCACGGTGAGGAACTGCGGCGACTTCCTGGTCTACTACCTGCAGCCGACGCAGGGCTGCATGGGATACTGCGCTAAAG TTGCTCCAGAATCGGGATCCAGAGTCTGTTTGCCAGGAGAAGTGGAAGTTAACGGACAATGCAAAG TTTTGGTTCCGTCTTTGCCTTCCCGGCCGGTGATCACCCCAGAGCCCATCGGACACAGCGTCCACCTCCGGTGCTCCTTCATCCCGCCGCCCTGGAGCCAGACGCTGGGCTTCCAGGTGGTTTGGGCCCGACACATCGGCCACAAGATGAAGGCCGAGATCAGGCAGGAGTCGACGCTGAAGCCCTTCTCCCTGGTGGAGATGGACGGCGTCCACTTCAGGCTGGGAGAGACG ttctCATGTAGTGTGTCAATTTTCAAAGTTAGTGCCAACAACACCAGATCCTCTGCAAAGGAAAGTGAAAGTTTCTACGCAGGATTAAAG ttttcTCCAGACTCTCTTCACATAGCAGAGAACAACATGGAGCATGAAGTGAGCGTCCACAGCACAGTCCCCATTCCCTGCTTCAGCTCTAACCTTGGCCGCCAGTGTGGAGTCCCTCTGGCTCTGAGTGTCCACAATCCAG AGAGCCTGAGGCATGAGGTCCCCAATGTGGTGTTGTCGGCCTGCCAGGTGGAAATCCAGCCAGAAACCTGCAGGGACGGCACCTGTGGCAGCGCAACATTTGTCCTCACCGCTGTGACGGATTTCACACGCGACGGAAATAGACTGAGCCTGGTCTCCGTTTTGCCTGGACCTGGTGCTCCgagactctggaggagctaTATCCCAACATCTCTGAAG GTCATGGTCCAAGACATTCCCACCTCTATGTGTTACTCTTTGACTGATCCACATGTCATCACACTTGATCGCAG GCGTTATGAGAACCACCAGACTGGCACCTTTCTTCTGTACCGAAGTCTTGCCAGGAGGTTTCAGGTCCATTCTCGCCAGTGGGACTGCGGCAGCAGACGCTACTCGGTTGCCTGCAATTGTGGTGTTGCTGTGCAAGAGGGGAATGACATAGCAATTGTTGACATGTGCAATGGCCAGCTTCAAGAAACCCGACCTCAACTTATTGTAAAGAACATTGGTGAGGAGGGGAGTCGGGTTAGGATCCTGGAATCCCATCAGGGAAAGAAGGTCACC TTGATGTTTCCCTCCGGGGCCTTCGTCAGGGCAGATGTAAGCGACTGGGGGATGAGCTTGTCTGTCCGAGCTCCAAGCATCGACTTCAGCAACACTCAAGGATTGTGTGGGACCTTTGACCACAACAGCAACAATGACTTCCATGGTTCCAATGGAGGCTTTTATGGTCCTGATGACTTGGACCGCTTCATTGAGGACTGGAG GATAGCTCCTGGTGAGAGTTTATTTGACAATACACCGCCTCCGATCGTGCAAAAGGCCAGGCGTCCTTTCTGTCAATGCCACAAAGAGTATACCCCATCTCAACAATATAGCAGAGGGATGGTTCAGAGTCCTTTATCTCACTCTGACTGCTCTGCATACGATAATGTGGATTACACATCTGTTTTTCCTTCCATGGATACAACAGTGGAATACATCAAGAGTCCCAAAAGAGAGGAAAGCTTCCTGGAAGTGTCTGCTTTGAGTAGTCATCCTCTGGAAGGAAGGCACTTATGGATTAATGGACAGAGAAATCAACATGGGGATGATTTTGAACTGGATGGTGAGTTGCGAGAAGATTTTCTGCTTTCACCAGACAGGCCAAAGAGACAGGCTTCCTTTGATTTTCAGCCCATCTTCGCTGCTCAGAGCCTGAGCCAAACAGATTTGGAAAATTTTGCCTACTTTTTTCCTGAAGATCACCTGGCAGAAGCTAGACCAAAGGTTCAACCCCAGTGGCCCACACCAACTGGACTGACCTCAGCCAAAGCCCTGGAGGTTTGCCAGATGGCCTTGGTCAACTCCACCGTTGGTGTCATGTGTGGAGGTCTGCTGGGACGCCATCTTGTTGAAGCAGTGGATCTCTGTATGATGGACCTGCAGCTAAAGGATGACCTGGGTTGGGATGAAGCTCTACTGCCGTTTCTGGAAAATGAATGTGAGAAGCAGCTGCTGGACAACCGCACCCAGCGAGCCATGGAGGTTCATACTCCACCAGGTACTTCAGGGGAAGTGGTGATGGCATTGCGCTGCCCGAACTTGTGCAACGGAAATGGAGAGTGTACCGAGTGGGGATGCCAATGTTATCCAAGTTACAGCAACCATGACTGCAGTCTTGCCATCA GTCAGCCTATTGAGATAACCGATTTGGAAAACGGTGGACTATGTGACATCCGAACCTTTGACTGTCGCGGTGTTCGAGTGTTTGGCCTCGGCTTCATCGACTCTGCTGACCTGAGCTGCCTCACCACAAGACTAAAG TTCATGAACAACGGTTGGGTTCCAGAGGAACAGCAGAGGACAAAGGCAACTTTTCTCAGCTCCAAGGCTTTAGACTGTGCCGTTCCATCACTGAGCAGTGCAGCTATCAGTACAGAGGACTTCATGATGGACGACAAGCCATATGCACGATGGGACATTAAG GTGACCAATGATGGATTCCAGTACAGCCAGGCAAAGATGCTGACGATTTATGACGGAGTTTGCCAGGTCTGTGAGGCATCGCACTCTGGACTCTGTAAGTTAAAG GAGAAGACGTGTAACATAGACGGGATGTGTTTTGCAGCCGGAAGCGTCAACCCCAGCAGCCCCTGCCTCGTGTGTCATCCTGACACCTCCAAATTCACCTGGTCTGTAAACCAAG taaACAAGCCTCCATCTTTCCACCGGCCTCAGAGCAGCCTGCGGACATTTGCCGGAGAGAATTTCGTCTTCCAGTTTGCAGCGTCTGACCCAGAGGGCTCGGCGATCCTGTTTCAGCTGGAGGACGGACCGGAGGGGGCTGCGCTGTCTCCTGCTGGCCTCCTCATCTGGAGGGTCCCTTTGGTTCTCCTGAAGGAAGAAGTTCATCAGTCCTTCAGTTTCACGCTCTCTGATGAGTGCAACGCCCAGAGCACCTTCACGGCGCAG GTTGATGTGGTGCCATGCGGTTGCCTGAACGGAGGGACTTGCGTGACGGACGTCAGTTTTCCAGCTGGCAGTGGGAAGTACCTTTGTGTTTGTCCTGAGGGTAAACAGGGCAAATTCTGTGGCGAAGACATGGATCAGTGTTTGTCGTCTCCATGTTCAGCCGGTAGGTGCATCCACACCGCCAGCGGCTACAGATGTGAATGTCCTGCTGGACTGAGAG GTTTAACATGCCTGGAGGACATCAATGAGTGTGAGAGGAATCCATGCTTTCCTGGAGTCCAGTGCATCAACAGCATCGGCTCCTTTAGCTGTGGTCCATGCCCCAAAGGCATGCTGGGAAATGGAACGACTTGTACAG GAACTACAAAGGCCCAACATGAGTTGAACATTTTCCCTGGATCCTTGTCTTTTG CAGCTGCCTTTAGGCCGGATGCCATCATCCCAACACCTTTTCCTCTTACAACTGTTTACAAGATACCAGATGTTCTGCTGCGAGTCCCAACAAAGACGGACTCGCTCCACAGAGCCTCTACCTCTTTGAACCCAGAGGTgggcaaagagagagagactggGGCCAAAGCAGAGTCCACCTCTTTGAGGAATATCCCAGGAATTACCCCCAACTTAAAGGTCAGGACGGCGGAAACCAACAAGAGTGTGGCAGCAAATGCTTCCCAAAACATAGGTGGCCAACCAAGAAGACCTCAAACAGGTCCTTCGGTTTCATCCAAAACCATCAGCAACACTTTTGAGGACAACTTAGAGAGTACAGCCAAGCAAGAGATGCTGGACCAGTCAACAGTCAGGAATGAAGTCGGGAATACTTCCACTAAAACATCAGAATCAG GTCCGGTTCGGTCTCCAGCTGTCCTCGTCTCAGCAACATGTGCCAGCAGGCCGTGCTTCCCTGGGGTCCAATGCATCAACCGCAGGCCTCCGCACGTTGGCTACGTCTGCGGTCGCTGCCCCCCTGGACTTCACGGCAATGGTCGCATCTGCATGAAGACCCCCAAGGAAG GATCCAATGTCCTCCCTGAGAAGCAGATGTTTGGTAAATCCAGCCGATATTTGCATGTAAGCAAAGCCAAACCTTTCCAACTTCACATCCACCTGCCAAGCTTCCCATCCAGGCAATCTGTCAGGCGTCCACTTTTATCAGTGGCCACACAAGACAATCCACCACGTCAGCATTTATCATCACAGAGAGGCGGTGGAACAGGGAGAAGGGAAGCTGTGTCCTCTTCCTCCAGGGACACTCCAAGGACATCGTCCAATGCGTTATTCAATCCACACTCCACTCACGAGATTGCCATCTCCAGATCTGTCACCAGGACATTCACCAGGTCAAGAACTGGAACCTTTAGCGAGTCGGGTCCCAAG ATAACCCAGAAGTCTGAGCGAGCCACAGCCCTTAAAGTGACGCCACCACAGGGAGTTCAGCCACAGCTCAAGTCCTGGACGCCTCCAAAGCCTGCACTGCCTCTCACCGCCGCCCTCACAGCTCTGTCCTACACTCTGTCCGAATCAGAGTTCTCCGCAGATGGAGACGAATTTGATCCACTCCCCGAGAGTCCACAAGCACCCCCAGCACCAACTCCTACACCTCTTGTCCAGGCAGTCTCCATCTTCACACCACATAAACCTACGTCCAATCATCTCAAAATATGGAGCGACATAACAGCCAACAGTCATGTGACAGCCTGCTCCAGTAAGCCTTGCTTTCCTGGGGTCCAGTGTGAGCCGGCGGTGGGCGGGGGCTTCCGCTGTGGGACGTGTCCTGCAGGATACATCGGAGATGGACACGCATGTCGGG CTGTTTGCAGGCACACATGTGGCAGAAACATGGAGTGTGCCGCACCCAACACATGCCGCTGCAAACCAGGCTATACAGGCTCAAACTGCCAGACAG cGATTTGTGACCCGGAGTGTGTGAACGGCGGGGTTTGCATTGCtccaggtgtgtgtgagtgtccCGGAGGTTTCCATGGAGAGATTTGTGAAGCAG CTCTGTGCAGGTTTCCATGTGAAAACGGAGGCAGCTGTGTGGGACTGCAGACTTGTTCCTGTCCGTATGGGTTCGTTGGTCCCCGATGTGAAACCA TGGTCTGCAGCCGTCACTGCCACAACGGAGGCCAGTGTGTGTCCCCAGACGAGTGTAGGTGTCCTCCAGAGTGGACCGGACCGTCCTGTGAGACAG CTCTATGTTCACCAGTCTGTCTGAACGGAGGAGCGTGTTCTCGGCCCAACGCCTGCGAGTGTCCCCGCGGTTTCTACGGAGCGCAGTGTCAGAACG